One Nicotiana sylvestris chromosome 12, ASM39365v2, whole genome shotgun sequence genomic window carries:
- the LOC138883307 gene encoding uncharacterized protein, with amino-acid sequence MALYEALYGRRCRSPVGWFESGEATLFGIDLVQDALDKVKVIQERLRTAQSRQKSYADRKVRDVSYMVGEKLDDDLTYDVEPVTILERQVRKLRSKDIASVKVQWEAAWETERVMRSTYPHLFEASVLSYDSVVPSSITLQ; translated from the exons atggctctatatgaggctttatatgggaggcggtgtagatctccagttggttggtttgagtcgggtgaggctacgCTTTTtgggatagacttggtgcaggatgctttggacaaggtgaaggtgattcaggagcgacttcgtacagcgcagtcgagacaaaagagttatgctgacagaaaggtcCGTGATGTATCTTACATGGTTGGAGAGAAG ttagatgatgatttgacttatgatgtggagccagtgacTATTttagagcgtcaggttcgaaagttgagatcaaaggatatagcttcagtgaaagtgcagtgggaggctgcctgggagaccgagcgggtgATGCGGAGCacatatcctcacctatttgaggcttcag tgttaagttacgacagtgttgtacctagcagtattacattacagtga